A genome region from Streptomyces sp. NBC_00239 includes the following:
- a CDS encoding ATP-grasp domain-containing protein: MLSNAPAVLLIGGTDSHLDHVKKQGVYVVLLQHPDKISAYQTRTADVLLMVDYTDWDTVLPYAEAARAVHGCEKVLSLTEGGLTNAARLADLFGWSDGRRGEVSRRMRDKHLMRAHLAAHGAAGVDFAPVTDRESLDAFGARAGFPFIVKPTDTTAGFGLIRAAGPDDLDRVWERIGQLHGQRTDRGSTLFKVTGFLMESYVAGPEFSVETLSFHGRHVVVAVTEKLTDDTHFAELGHAVPARLDPDRRAVLTTAVTEFLTVMGVTDGPGHTEIRLGADGPVVIESHNRLGGGQIPELVEAAYGINLYTYAAGWPLGTVDELTAEPAPLGGACTRFVLRDPGTVTAVAGVEQVAARPDVVNVSVSVKAGDTVRPLRDNWDRIGFVAVRAEDTDAAVRLCEELTSRTIRVDVEPAGASGRKG, from the coding sequence GTGCTGAGCAACGCCCCCGCCGTACTGCTGATCGGCGGCACCGACTCGCATCTCGACCACGTGAAGAAGCAGGGCGTGTACGTCGTGCTGCTCCAGCACCCGGACAAGATCAGCGCGTACCAGACGCGCACCGCCGACGTGCTCCTGATGGTCGACTACACCGACTGGGACACGGTCCTGCCGTACGCCGAGGCGGCCCGCGCCGTGCACGGCTGCGAGAAGGTCCTGTCCCTCACCGAGGGCGGGCTGACCAACGCGGCCCGCCTCGCCGACCTGTTCGGCTGGAGCGACGGCCGGCGCGGCGAGGTGAGCCGCCGGATGCGCGACAAGCACCTGATGCGCGCCCACCTGGCCGCGCACGGCGCCGCCGGAGTCGACTTCGCCCCGGTCACCGACCGGGAGTCGCTGGACGCCTTCGGCGCGCGCGCCGGCTTCCCGTTCATCGTCAAACCGACCGACACCACGGCCGGGTTCGGGCTGATCCGGGCCGCCGGACCGGACGACCTGGACCGGGTGTGGGAGCGGATCGGGCAGCTGCACGGGCAGCGCACCGACCGCGGCTCGACCTTGTTCAAGGTCACCGGCTTCCTGATGGAGTCGTACGTGGCCGGGCCGGAGTTCAGCGTCGAGACGCTCAGCTTCCACGGCCGGCACGTCGTCGTCGCCGTCACCGAGAAGCTCACCGACGACACGCACTTCGCGGAGCTCGGCCACGCCGTGCCGGCCCGCCTCGACCCGGACCGGCGCGCCGTCCTGACGACCGCCGTCACCGAGTTCCTCACCGTCATGGGGGTCACCGACGGCCCCGGCCACACCGAGATCCGGCTCGGCGCCGACGGCCCGGTGGTCATCGAGTCCCACAACCGGCTCGGCGGCGGACAGATCCCCGAGCTGGTCGAGGCGGCGTACGGCATCAACCTGTACACGTACGCGGCCGGCTGGCCGCTGGGCACGGTCGACGAACTGACCGCGGAACCCGCGCCGCTGGGCGGCGCCTGCACCCGGTTCGTGCTGCGCGACCCGGGCACCGTGACGGCCGTCGCGGGCGTCGAGCAGGTCGCGGCCCGCCCCGACGTGGTGAACGTGTCGGTGTCCGTGAAGGCCGGGGACACCGTACGGCCGCTGCGCGACAACTGGGACCGGATCGGCTTCGTCGCGGTGCGCGCCGAGGACACCGACGCCGCGGTCCGGCTGTGCGAGGAGCTGACATCGCGGACCATCCGCGTCGACGTGGAGCCGGCCGGCGCCTCGGGACGAAAAGGGTGA
- the epsC gene encoding serine O-acetyltransferase EpsC codes for MSVRSTAARRSAAGRALAAALREDLETVLARDPSVHSRLAAARHPALHALWAHRLAHRLHGRGLRGTAQLLAHTARRRTGVEIHPGAVLGRRVFIDHGAAVVIGETAVVGADVTIYHQVTLGAVGWWVDNERPAGQRRHPAVGDGVVLGAGASVLGPVTVGAGALIGAGATVVHDIEAGSRVYAPPSVVLPPHAQATPAEDLVRLHASAGAW; via the coding sequence ATGAGCGTACGGAGCACGGCCGCCCGGCGGAGTGCCGCCGGGCGGGCACTGGCGGCGGCCCTGCGCGAGGACCTGGAGACCGTCCTGGCCCGCGATCCGTCGGTGCACTCGCGGCTGGCGGCCGCCCGGCACCCGGCGCTGCACGCCCTGTGGGCGCACCGCCTGGCGCACCGCCTGCACGGGCGGGGCCTGCGCGGCACCGCGCAGCTGCTGGCGCACACCGCGCGCCGGCGCACCGGGGTGGAGATCCACCCCGGCGCCGTGCTCGGCCGGCGGGTCTTCATCGACCACGGCGCGGCCGTCGTGATCGGCGAGACGGCCGTGGTGGGCGCGGACGTGACGATCTACCACCAGGTGACGCTGGGCGCGGTCGGCTGGTGGGTCGACAACGAACGCCCCGCCGGCCAGCGCCGCCATCCGGCGGTCGGCGACGGGGTGGTGCTGGGCGCCGGGGCGTCCGTCCTGGGCCCGGTCACGGTCGGCGCGGGCGCGCTGATCGGCGCGGGCGCGACCGTCGTCCACGACATCGAGGCCGGCTCCCGCGTGTACGCCCCGCCCTCGGTCGTCCTGCCGCCGCACGCGCAGGCCACCCCGGCCGAGGACCTGGTGCGGCTGCACGCCTCGGCCGGGGCCTGGTGA
- a CDS encoding PLP-dependent cysteine synthase family protein, translating to MTVTPTAAPATARAAAPPAGSAPSAVSAPPSASAPSVAVAAPVAARPAFSALAPDAAGRRIAGGVEDLIGGTPLVRLDLEGADPRVEVLAKLESANPYASVKDRAAGYLLRGAEARGDIGPGSTVVESTSGNTGIALAALCAVRGYRCTVVLPDSATPERKGLLRALGAEVVETPGADGFAAAIARAEEIERDVPGAWYARQHENADNVLAHYETTGPEIWADTAGRIDVLIAGVGTGGTLSGAGRYLKERDPAVEVVAVEPENSPVLSRGYGGLHRIPGLNGGFVAPTTDASIVDRVVPVPDEAAPAEARAVLRRQGLFVGVSAGAALYAAGLLARDPAYAGKTIVAILPDTGERYVSIWNEEPSK from the coding sequence ATGACCGTCACACCCACCGCCGCGCCCGCCACCGCACGCGCCGCCGCCCCACCCGCCGGGTCCGCCCCGTCCGCCGTCTCCGCCCCACCCTCCGCGTCCGCCCCGTCCGTCGCCGTGGCCGCGCCCGTCGCCGCGCGGCCGGCCTTCTCCGCCCTCGCCCCGGACGCGGCCGGGCGCCGGATCGCCGGCGGGGTCGAGGACCTGATCGGCGGCACCCCGCTGGTCCGCCTCGACCTGGAGGGCGCCGACCCGCGCGTGGAGGTGCTGGCCAAGCTGGAGTCCGCCAACCCGTACGCCAGCGTCAAGGACCGCGCGGCCGGCTACCTGCTGCGGGGCGCCGAGGCCCGCGGCGACATCGGGCCCGGCTCCACGGTGGTGGAGTCCACCTCGGGCAACACCGGCATCGCGCTGGCCGCGCTGTGCGCGGTGCGCGGCTACCGCTGCACCGTCGTGCTGCCCGACAGCGCCACCCCCGAACGCAAGGGCCTGCTGCGGGCGCTGGGCGCCGAGGTGGTGGAGACCCCGGGCGCCGACGGCTTCGCCGCGGCCATCGCGCGCGCCGAGGAGATCGAGCGGGACGTGCCCGGCGCCTGGTACGCGCGCCAGCACGAGAACGCCGACAACGTCCTCGCGCACTACGAGACGACCGGCCCGGAGATCTGGGCCGACACCGCGGGCCGGATCGACGTGCTGATCGCGGGCGTCGGCACCGGCGGCACCCTCAGCGGCGCCGGCCGCTACCTCAAGGAGCGCGACCCGGCGGTCGAGGTGGTCGCCGTGGAGCCGGAGAACTCCCCCGTGCTGTCCCGGGGGTACGGCGGGCTGCACCGCATCCCCGGCCTCAACGGCGGCTTCGTCGCGCCCACCACCGACGCCTCGATCGTCGACCGGGTGGTGCCCGTCCCCGACGAGGCGGCGCCGGCCGAGGCCCGTGCCGTGCTGCGCCGCCAGGGCCTGTTCGTCGGCGTCTCCGCGGGCGCCGCCCTGTACGCGGCCGGTCTGCTCGCCCGGGACCCCGCGTACGCCGGCAAGACCATCGTCGCCATCCTGCCCGACACGGGCGAGCGCTACGTCAGCATCTGGAACGAGGAGCCTTCGAAGTGA
- a CDS encoding ATP-binding protein: MTILILHRNSLAATPYHRWLAATGSKLVLLASAEQLAYFGEELPDFAPYVHAEAVVGYDESPRVENRAEELIREYGVTDIVAVTERDIERAALLREKFGMPGQLPATAVPYRDKWEMKRIAVEAGIPVADHVLLHAREDLGGFAAVHGLPVVVKPRRGLSSIGLRVLRTPQELAEWAGQAVLEGPDGEPEWLAEAFVEGAMCHVDGVVLDGRTASIWPSQYQYALADYTDRSGRVDIALDAGDPMAHRLIAFAERVLAALGGPPDHAFHIEVFRTPDDDLVLCEAACRAGGAGVRDLHRHMFAVDPAELPVLRQFGLPGEASGRRVPQPAAGQLAFTMRPGTVHRLPDPAARPPGVFKQTLFAAEGDVLSEAAHSGDFLAVFLVEGAGRAEVEQRIDALKQWFLGGLDVH; this comes from the coding sequence GTGACCATCCTGATCCTGCACCGCAATTCGCTCGCCGCGACGCCGTACCACCGGTGGCTCGCCGCGACCGGCTCCAAACTCGTGCTGCTGGCCTCCGCCGAGCAGCTGGCGTACTTCGGCGAGGAGCTCCCGGACTTCGCGCCGTACGTGCACGCCGAGGCGGTGGTCGGCTACGACGAGAGCCCGCGGGTGGAGAACCGGGCCGAGGAGCTGATACGCGAATACGGCGTCACCGACATCGTGGCCGTCACGGAACGGGACATCGAGCGGGCCGCGCTGCTGCGCGAGAAGTTCGGGATGCCCGGGCAGCTGCCCGCGACCGCGGTGCCGTACCGCGACAAGTGGGAGATGAAACGGATCGCCGTGGAGGCGGGCATACCGGTCGCCGACCACGTCCTGCTGCACGCGCGTGAGGACCTCGGCGGGTTCGCGGCGGTCCACGGCCTGCCCGTGGTGGTCAAGCCCCGGCGCGGCCTGAGCTCGATCGGGCTGCGGGTGCTGCGCACGCCGCAGGAGCTGGCCGAGTGGGCCGGGCAGGCCGTGCTGGAGGGCCCGGACGGCGAGCCGGAGTGGCTGGCGGAGGCGTTCGTCGAGGGCGCGATGTGCCATGTCGACGGGGTGGTGCTGGACGGCCGCACGGCCTCCATCTGGCCCTCGCAGTACCAGTACGCGCTGGCCGACTACACCGACCGCAGCGGGCGGGTGGACATCGCGCTCGACGCCGGGGACCCGATGGCGCACCGGCTGATCGCGTTCGCGGAGCGGGTGCTGGCCGCGCTCGGCGGGCCGCCCGACCACGCCTTCCACATCGAGGTGTTCCGCACGCCGGACGACGACCTCGTGCTGTGCGAGGCGGCGTGCCGGGCGGGCGGCGCCGGGGTGCGGGACCTGCACCGGCACATGTTCGCCGTCGACCCGGCGGAGCTGCCGGTGCTGCGCCAGTTCGGGCTGCCGGGCGAGGCGTCCGGGCGCCGGGTGCCGCAGCCGGCTGCCGGACAGCTGGCGTTCACGATGCGCCCGGGCACGGTCCACCGGCTGCCCGACCCGGCGGCGCGGCCGCCGGGCGTGTTCAAGCAGACCCTGTTCGCGGCCGAGGGGGACGTGCTGTCGGAGGCCGCGCACTCGGGCGACTTCCTGGCGGTGTTCCTCGTCGAGGGCGCCGGCCGGGCGGAGGTCGAGCAGCGGATCGACGCGCTGAAGCAGTGGTTCCTGGGCGGCCTCGACGTCCACTGA
- a CDS encoding oxidoreductase, translating to MTAARKWTAQDVPDQTGRTAVVTGATSGIGFATAKELARHGAHVVLAVRDTGKAAVAAARIRAAVPRAELTVQRLDLADLGSVREAAKELADRCERIDVLLNNAGVMWTPEARTADGYELQFATNHLGHFALTGLLLDTLRATPGARAVTISSYVHRLARIDFADLNAERRYSRYRAYGQSKLANLMFSLELQRRLAAAGADTVAVAAHPGLAATGLGRDFPAAFHRIGPTLGPLFLQPADRGMLPGLRAATDPGVRGGQFYGPLGLTETRGHPGPVRTGGSARDPRVWRRLWEESERLTGVSYGI from the coding sequence GTGACCGCCGCGCGCAAGTGGACCGCACAGGACGTCCCGGACCAGACCGGTCGCACCGCGGTGGTCACCGGGGCCACGTCCGGCATCGGCTTCGCGACCGCCAAGGAACTCGCCCGGCACGGCGCCCACGTCGTGCTCGCCGTACGCGACACCGGCAAGGCCGCCGTCGCCGCGGCCCGCATCAGGGCCGCCGTCCCCCGGGCCGAACTGACCGTACAGCGCCTGGACCTGGCGGACCTGGGCTCCGTACGGGAAGCCGCCAAGGAGCTCGCCGACCGCTGCGAGCGCATCGACGTGCTGCTCAACAACGCGGGCGTGATGTGGACCCCCGAGGCCCGCACCGCGGACGGCTACGAGCTGCAGTTCGCCACCAACCACCTCGGCCACTTCGCGCTCACCGGCCTGCTCCTCGACACGCTCCGCGCGACGCCCGGCGCGCGGGCCGTCACGATCAGCAGCTACGTGCACCGCCTGGCCCGCATCGACTTCGCCGACCTCAACGCCGAGCGCCGCTACAGCCGGTACCGCGCGTACGGCCAGTCCAAGCTCGCCAACCTGATGTTCAGCCTGGAACTCCAGCGTCGGCTGGCCGCGGCGGGCGCGGACACCGTCGCCGTCGCCGCGCACCCGGGGCTGGCCGCCACGGGTCTGGGCCGGGACTTCCCGGCCGCCTTCCACCGGATCGGGCCGACCCTGGGCCCGCTGTTCCTCCAGCCCGCCGATCGGGGCATGCTGCCGGGGCTGCGCGCCGCCACCGACCCCGGCGTGCGCGGCGGGCAGTTCTACGGGCCGCTCGGCCTCACCGAGACCCGCGGGCACCCCGGGCCGGTGCGCACCGGTGGCTCCGCCCGTGACCCGCGTGTCTGGCGGAGGCTGTGGGAGGAGTCCGAACGCCTCACCGGCGTCTCGTACGGCATCTGA
- a CDS encoding carboxymuconolactone decarboxylase family protein, whose product MPHISLDNDLPGISGLLAQRPDTAAPLGLLADALLRAPASLPAGERELIAAYVSELNATRFCSDSHSAFAAAQLDGGQDLVAAVLKDPETAPVSPKVRALLKVAAEVQAAARPVAAATVEAARAAGANDQDLHDTVLIAAAFCMYNRYVNCLNTDLPADPGYYAQSAERVVSQGYGRPAATVG is encoded by the coding sequence ATGCCGCACATCTCGCTCGACAACGACCTTCCCGGAATCAGCGGCCTGCTGGCCCAGCGCCCCGACACCGCGGCCCCGCTGGGGCTGCTCGCGGACGCCCTGCTGCGCGCCCCCGCCTCGCTGCCCGCCGGCGAACGCGAGCTGATCGCGGCCTACGTCTCCGAACTCAACGCCACCCGGTTCTGCTCCGACTCGCACAGCGCCTTCGCCGCCGCCCAGCTCGACGGCGGCCAGGACCTGGTCGCGGCCGTGCTCAAAGACCCGGAGACCGCCCCGGTCAGCCCGAAGGTCCGCGCGCTGCTGAAGGTCGCCGCCGAAGTGCAGGCCGCGGCCCGCCCGGTCGCCGCCGCCACCGTCGAGGCCGCCCGCGCCGCCGGCGCGAACGACCAGGACCTGCACGACACCGTCCTGATCGCCGCCGCCTTCTGCATGTACAACCGCTACGTCAACTGCCTGAACACCGACCTGCCGGCCGACCCCGGCTACTACGCGCAGTCCGCGGAGCGGGTCGTCTCCCAGGGCTACGGCCGCCCCGCGGCCACGGTCGGCTAG
- a CDS encoding thioesterase II family protein — translation MTWLQCTAPRPDAQRRLVCFPHEGGVASFFARWADRLPGTEVHAVCYPGRAERGGEPCATDVHLLAGDIARAVSPLADRPLALFGHSLGAWIAFETARSLARAGVAVSHLFASGARAPQTRTAPQTRTDPGTGTDPRTRTAPQSGGGPDDGRGLAGCGDGELAAVLDGGVAELLAEPVLLKLVFPYVEADARMADGYVHRPGPLLDCPVTTLVGAGDPVVTAEDAAAWAHQTRGTHSGHTLPGRHHYLAAHPPLALVRQMLDAAASDPGRPGPPLHHR, via the coding sequence GTGACCTGGCTGCAGTGCACCGCGCCCCGACCCGACGCGCAGCGGCGCCTGGTCTGCTTCCCGCACGAGGGCGGAGTGGCCTCGTTCTTCGCCCGGTGGGCCGACCGCCTGCCCGGCACCGAGGTGCACGCGGTGTGCTACCCCGGCCGGGCCGAACGCGGCGGGGAACCCTGCGCCACCGACGTACACCTGCTGGCGGGTGACATCGCCCGGGCCGTGAGCCCGCTCGCGGACCGCCCGCTCGCCCTGTTCGGCCACAGCCTCGGCGCCTGGATCGCCTTCGAGACCGCCCGGTCGCTGGCCCGGGCCGGCGTCGCGGTGAGCCACCTGTTCGCCTCCGGCGCGCGCGCCCCGCAGACCCGTACCGCCCCGCAGACCCGTACCGACCCAGGTACCGGCACGGACCCCCGGACCCGTACCGCCCCGCAGTCCGGCGGCGGCCCGGACGACGGCCGGGGCCTCGCCGGCTGCGGCGACGGCGAGCTCGCCGCCGTCCTCGACGGCGGCGTCGCGGAACTGCTGGCCGAACCCGTCCTGCTGAAACTGGTCTTTCCGTACGTCGAGGCGGACGCCAGGATGGCCGACGGATACGTCCACCGGCCGGGACCCCTGCTCGACTGCCCGGTCACCACCCTCGTCGGGGCCGGCGACCCCGTCGTCACCGCCGAGGACGCCGCCGCCTGGGCGCACCAGACGCGCGGCACGCACAGCGGCCACACGCTGCCGGGCCGGCACCACTACCTGGCGGCGCACCCGCCGCTCGCGCTCGTACGCCAGATGCTGGACGCCGCCGCGAGCGATCCGGGACGGCCCGGACCGCCGCTGCACCACCGTTGA
- a CDS encoding acyl carrier protein, protein MTRDRSAVIAATGTSAPGSTQTAPAEPADEAADVREFVTRAWCRLLGCTHLTEHADFFARGGDSLLMTRLVRWIAREFGVTVPLHEMSRRNLGDQVALVHSLRSRARPRRTGPAGVREVRAFVTQAWRDLLDCPTPGRRSDFFALGGDSLLTTRLVQRVGREFGVQVPVHDMLAAPTVDEQTLLVVGLLTGGPRPTLGLPDRAA, encoded by the coding sequence ATGACCCGTGACCGCTCTGCCGTCATCGCCGCCACCGGCACGTCGGCGCCCGGCTCCACGCAGACCGCCCCGGCCGAACCGGCCGACGAGGCCGCCGACGTACGGGAGTTCGTCACCCGGGCCTGGTGCCGACTGCTCGGCTGCACGCACCTGACCGAGCACGCGGACTTCTTCGCCCGCGGCGGGGACTCGCTGCTGATGACCCGCCTGGTGCGGTGGATCGCCCGGGAGTTCGGCGTCACCGTGCCGCTGCACGAGATGTCCCGCCGCAACCTCGGCGACCAGGTCGCACTGGTGCACTCCCTGCGCTCCCGTGCCCGCCCGCGCCGCACCGGTCCCGCCGGGGTGCGCGAGGTACGGGCCTTCGTGACGCAGGCCTGGCGCGACCTGCTCGACTGCCCGACCCCGGGGCGGCGCTCCGACTTCTTCGCGCTCGGCGGGGACTCGCTGCTGACGACCCGTCTGGTCCAGCGGGTCGGGCGGGAGTTCGGCGTCCAGGTGCCGGTCCACGACATGCTGGCGGCGCCGACCGTGGACGAGCAGACGCTGCTCGTCGTCGGCCTGCTCACCGGTGGCCCCCGCCCGACCCTGGGCCTCCCCGACCGAGCCGCCTGA
- a CDS encoding helix-turn-helix domain-containing protein has product MLEQPSFGRRLKQLRTERGLSQAALAGDGMSTGYLSRLESGARQPTERAVSHLAGRLGIDPAEFEESKATSLAQSLSLATSLDSDETSELLAEALESAHGQDPMLRWQALWLLARWKRRHGEQHAERRYLDELVAISEQIGLAELRSRTLTQYARSLRISGEILPAVEAATTAYRLARDNGLSATDIAGALLVLVSVEAEAGRLPDASRHADELTDLVEGRTDTLWAEAIWTAGALRVRQGEFAVAQKLFEQALDRFDSRENLTLWLRLRVAIAELHLQKFPPDPDAAQRCIEAAEAGLPFARTPALEQALTVLRARLAFHEGRLPDARALVDRLGRSDLRLPYQTRVRLDVLDNQLRILAGEEDEGLAGLQRLAVQAQESSNIDLAAEIWRLAAECLMKARGKAQEAAQA; this is encoded by the coding sequence GTGCTGGAGCAGCCATCATTTGGTCGTCGGCTGAAGCAGCTGAGGACCGAGCGTGGCCTTTCGCAGGCCGCCCTCGCCGGCGACGGAATGTCGACCGGCTACCTGTCACGCCTGGAATCGGGGGCCCGGCAGCCCACCGAACGCGCCGTGTCGCACCTGGCCGGCCGGCTGGGCATCGACCCGGCCGAGTTCGAGGAGTCCAAGGCCACCTCACTGGCCCAGAGCCTCTCCCTCGCGACCTCGCTCGACTCGGACGAGACCAGCGAGCTGCTGGCCGAGGCGCTGGAGTCCGCCCACGGGCAGGACCCCATGCTGCGCTGGCAGGCCCTGTGGCTGCTGGCCCGCTGGAAGCGCCGGCACGGCGAGCAGCACGCGGAGCGCCGCTACCTCGACGAACTCGTCGCGATCAGCGAGCAGATCGGCCTGGCCGAGCTGCGCTCCCGCACCCTCACCCAGTACGCCCGGTCGCTGCGCATCTCGGGCGAGATACTGCCCGCGGTCGAGGCGGCGACGACGGCCTACCGGCTGGCCCGTGACAACGGCCTGTCGGCGACCGACATCGCGGGCGCGCTGCTGGTGCTGGTGTCCGTCGAGGCCGAGGCGGGCCGGCTGCCCGACGCGAGCCGGCACGCGGACGAGCTGACCGACCTGGTCGAGGGCCGCACCGACACGCTGTGGGCCGAGGCCATCTGGACGGCCGGCGCGCTGCGGGTGCGCCAGGGCGAGTTCGCGGTCGCGCAGAAGCTGTTCGAGCAGGCACTGGACCGGTTCGACAGTCGGGAGAACCTGACGCTGTGGCTGCGCCTGCGGGTGGCCATCGCGGAACTGCACCTGCAGAAGTTCCCACCGGACCCGGACGCCGCGCAACGGTGCATCGAGGCCGCCGAGGCGGGGCTGCCGTTCGCGCGGACGCCGGCCCTGGAGCAGGCGCTGACCGTGCTGCGCGCCCGGCTCGCCTTCCATGAGGGCCGGCTGCCCGACGCCCGCGCCCTGGTCGACCGGCTGGGCCGCTCCGACCTGCGGCTTCCCTACCAGACCCGGGTGCGGCTCGACGTCCTCGACAACCAGCTGCGGATCCTGGCCGGCGAGGAGGACGAGGGGCTGGCGGGGCTCCAGCGGCTCGCCGTGCAGGCCCAGGAGAGCTCGAACATAGACCTGGCCGCGGAAATCTGGCGGCTGGCCGCCGAGTGCCTGATGAAGGCCCGCGGCAAGGCGCAGGAGGCCGCCCAGGCCTGA
- a CDS encoding proline dehydrogenase family protein produces the protein MTTMNESSQRALLEAAAEGLRKIATDTRSLAAFAAPGSALRELLSPAARRYVLAPDRAGFLTEAAQLRAKGYRVTAEFAPADHDGDDPAHAERAVVEHLALLAQEGAPDQVGFDLSGMGLALSRELALENTGRIAAAAAARGSEIVLSMERYPSVDSVLAVHHELCGRYPNVGVTLQAHLHRTEHDAAAVARPGRRIRLVKGAFPEPAHIALGRGPALDDRYLSLARYLVDAGARLSLATHDPVVLEAARESGLLARVAEVEMRYGVQPGLLRAHREAGRTCRVNATYGTNWWLHLLQRLTEHPPMVLRALADIGTVHAPTTGQTY, from the coding sequence ATGACGACGATGAACGAGTCCTCGCAGCGCGCCCTGCTGGAGGCCGCGGCGGAGGGCCTGCGCAAGATCGCCACCGACACCCGCAGCCTGGCCGCCTTCGCCGCCCCCGGCTCGGCGCTGCGCGAACTGCTCTCCCCCGCCGCCCGCCGCTACGTACTGGCCCCGGACCGGGCCGGTTTCCTCACGGAGGCGGCGCAGTTGCGCGCCAAGGGCTACCGGGTGACCGCCGAGTTCGCGCCCGCCGACCACGACGGCGACGACCCCGCGCACGCCGAGCGGGCCGTCGTCGAGCACCTGGCGCTGCTCGCCCAGGAAGGGGCCCCCGACCAGGTCGGGTTCGACCTGTCCGGGATGGGGCTGGCGCTCTCCCGCGAGCTCGCCCTGGAGAACACCGGCCGGATCGCGGCGGCCGCCGCCGCCCGGGGCAGCGAGATCGTCCTCAGCATGGAGCGGTACCCGTCCGTCGACTCGGTCCTGGCCGTCCACCACGAACTGTGCGGCCGGTACCCGAACGTGGGCGTGACGCTCCAGGCGCACCTGCACCGCACCGAGCACGACGCGGCGGCGGTGGCCCGCCCCGGACGCCGGATCCGACTGGTCAAGGGGGCCTTCCCGGAACCCGCGCACATCGCGCTGGGCCGCGGGCCGGCCCTCGACGACCGGTACCTGAGCCTGGCCCGCTACCTCGTGGACGCCGGCGCCCGGCTGTCGCTGGCCACCCACGACCCGGTGGTGCTCGAAGCGGCCCGGGAGAGCGGGCTGCTGGCGCGGGTCGCCGAGGTGGAGATGCGGTACGGGGTCCAGCCGGGCCTGTTGCGTGCGCACCGCGAGGCGGGGCGCACGTGCCGCGTCAACGCGACGTACGGCACGAACTGGTGGCTCCACCTCCTCCAACGCCTCACCGAGCACCCCCCGATGGTCCTCCGCGCCCTGGCCGACATCGGCACCGTCCACGCCCCCACGACCGGCCAGACCTACTGA